A genomic stretch from Desulfomonile tiedjei includes:
- a CDS encoding sugar phosphate isomerase/epimerase, whose protein sequence is MLYGGHVKVLEDIGFLKGLGFDFGELVLWNAKSRKLWKSSGLKNDLSDGFFLLAHGPNEGPPNDLDNLWNKCYPALCKTIDVAGQLRIKLLVIHLWMDRRFVKPAVREEKKRVLRELCDYGMARKVLICLENLSEDAEDLAAALTAVSGLGLTLDVGHGQLLAETNTSFRIIDELLPFIKHVHLHDNKGGLGVADDLHLAIGDGVVDFAGILGALVAKGFDGTMTLEVKKEVLWNSCEIVKDLVGQTSNLRKCKSTCSAQL, encoded by the coding sequence ATGCTTTATGGCGGGCATGTTAAGGTGTTGGAGGATATTGGGTTTCTAAAGGGTCTGGGCTTTGATTTTGGTGAGCTGGTCCTTTGGAATGCAAAATCCAGGAAGCTCTGGAAGTCTTCAGGGTTGAAGAATGACTTGAGTGACGGCTTTTTTCTCCTGGCCCACGGACCAAATGAGGGTCCTCCGAATGATTTGGATAACTTGTGGAACAAATGCTATCCGGCTCTATGTAAGACCATTGATGTGGCAGGCCAGTTGCGGATCAAGCTGTTGGTAATTCATCTGTGGATGGACCGGCGTTTCGTGAAACCTGCTGTTCGCGAAGAGAAGAAGCGGGTTTTAAGAGAACTGTGTGACTATGGCATGGCCCGCAAGGTATTGATCTGCCTGGAAAACCTTTCCGAAGATGCCGAAGATTTGGCCGCTGCGCTGACTGCGGTTTCGGGCCTTGGCCTCACGCTCGATGTGGGCCACGGCCAACTGCTAGCGGAAACCAACACCTCGTTTCGAATCATAGACGAGCTTCTCCCTTTTATTAAGCATGTTCACCTTCACGATAACAAAGGAGGCCTGGGCGTTGCCGATGACCTTCACCTTGCCATAGGCGACGGGGTTGTCGATTTCGCCGGGATCCTTGGCGCTCTCGTTGCGAAGGGCTTCGATGGAACCATGACCCTGGAAGTAAAGAAGGAAGTCTTGTGGAATTCTTGCGAGATAGTGAAGGACCTGGTCGGACAGACTTCTAATCTGAGGAAATGTAAGTCGACCTGTTCGGCTCAATTGTAG
- a CDS encoding NUDIX hydrolase, which yields MKRAITCPHCGHEVFQYRNPLPTTDIIIRVAGGIVLINRKNPPYGWAIPGGFIDYGESAEAAAVREAMEETSLAVTDLELVGVYSDPHRDPRHHTLTVVFTARCEGVPRAADDALELGVFTQNNLPSPLAFDHAKILMDFFSSKRW from the coding sequence ATGAAGAGAGCCATTACCTGCCCTCATTGCGGCCATGAGGTCTTCCAATATCGCAACCCGTTGCCCACCACGGACATAATCATACGCGTTGCGGGCGGCATTGTTCTTATTAACAGAAAAAATCCGCCATACGGATGGGCCATCCCTGGCGGATTCATAGACTACGGGGAAAGCGCGGAAGCCGCGGCTGTCCGTGAAGCCATGGAAGAAACATCGCTTGCGGTCACGGACTTGGAGTTGGTGGGGGTCTATTCCGACCCGCATCGAGATCCGCGGCATCACACCTTGACCGTGGTTTTCACCGCGCGCTGCGAAGGCGTGCCTCGTGCCGCGGATGATGCCCTGGAACTGGGCGTCTTCACTCAAAATAATCTGCCATCGCCCCTGGCTTTCGATCACGCCAAGATCCTGATGGACTTTTTTTCGTCCAAGCGGTGGTAG
- the groL gene encoding chaperonin GroEL (60 kDa chaperone family; promotes refolding of misfolded polypeptides especially under stressful conditions; forms two stacked rings of heptamers to form a barrel-shaped 14mer; ends can be capped by GroES; misfolded proteins enter the barrel where they are refolded when GroES binds) has protein sequence MAAKIIMFEQQARDKILRGVNIMADAVKSTLGPKGRNAILEKSWGSPTVTKDGVTVAKEIELEDRFENLGAQMLKEVASKTSDVAGDGTTTATVLAQAIYREGIKMVTAGASPMDLKRGIDAAVTAVVANLKTLSKPTKDKKEIAQVGTISANNDPTIGNIIAEAMEKVGKEGVITVEEAKAMETSLEVVEGMQFDRGYLSPYFVTDPERMEVVLDEPYILIHEKKISNMRDMLPLLEQVAKMGRPLLIVAEDVEGEALATLVVNKLRGTLTACGVKAPGFGDRRKAMLEDIAILTGGQVISEDLGLKLENVSLNDLGRCKRVTIDKDNTTIVDGAGAKEAIEGRVRQIRTQVDETTSDYDREKLQERLAKLVGGVAVINVGAATETEMKEKKARVEDALNATRAAVEEGVVPGGGVSYLRCIDAINKLKLEGDQLVGAKIVRRALEEPIRQIAWNAGHDGSIVVDKVMNKTGAFGFNAASEVYEDLMENGVLDPAKVTRLALQNAASVASLMLTTEVMVAEKPREKEAPAMPGGGMPPGGMY, from the coding sequence ATGGCTGCTAAGATAATCATGTTCGAGCAACAGGCCAGGGACAAGATTCTCAGAGGCGTCAACATCATGGCCGACGCGGTGAAGTCCACTTTGGGGCCCAAAGGCCGCAACGCCATCCTGGAGAAGTCCTGGGGCTCTCCAACAGTAACCAAAGATGGTGTCACAGTGGCCAAGGAAATCGAACTCGAAGACAGGTTCGAGAACCTGGGCGCTCAGATGCTCAAGGAGGTAGCTTCCAAAACCTCCGACGTCGCGGGTGACGGTACCACCACCGCAACGGTTTTGGCTCAGGCCATTTATAGGGAAGGCATCAAAATGGTGACAGCGGGCGCATCCCCCATGGATCTTAAAAGGGGCATCGACGCGGCCGTGACGGCTGTTGTGGCCAACTTGAAAACGCTTTCCAAACCGACAAAAGACAAAAAGGAGATCGCTCAAGTAGGGACAATTTCCGCGAACAACGACCCCACCATCGGCAACATCATTGCCGAGGCCATGGAAAAGGTCGGCAAAGAGGGCGTCATTACCGTTGAAGAAGCCAAGGCTATGGAGACCTCCCTGGAAGTGGTTGAGGGCATGCAGTTCGACCGCGGGTACCTGTCTCCCTATTTCGTAACCGATCCCGAGCGCATGGAAGTGGTCCTCGATGAGCCGTACATACTGATACACGAAAAGAAGATTTCCAATATGCGCGACATGCTCCCGCTATTGGAGCAAGTGGCCAAGATGGGAAGGCCGCTGCTTATCGTGGCCGAAGATGTAGAAGGCGAGGCTCTTGCAACCTTGGTCGTGAATAAGCTGAGAGGCACTCTCACCGCGTGCGGCGTAAAGGCCCCGGGTTTTGGTGACCGCAGGAAAGCAATGCTGGAAGACATCGCGATCCTCACCGGCGGCCAGGTCATTTCCGAGGATCTCGGATTGAAACTCGAGAACGTTAGCCTCAATGACCTCGGACGCTGCAAACGCGTGACCATCGACAAGGACAACACCACCATAGTCGACGGCGCGGGCGCCAAGGAAGCTATTGAAGGTCGTGTGCGACAGATCCGCACGCAGGTCGACGAGACCACATCCGACTACGACCGGGAGAAGCTCCAGGAAAGACTGGCCAAACTGGTTGGCGGTGTGGCCGTGATCAATGTCGGCGCAGCGACCGAGACCGAGATGAAAGAGAAGAAGGCCCGCGTTGAGGACGCTCTGAACGCGACTCGTGCCGCGGTCGAAGAAGGAGTGGTCCCAGGTGGCGGTGTTTCGTACCTGAGATGCATCGACGCGATAAACAAGCTCAAACTGGAAGGCGATCAACTAGTCGGCGCTAAGATCGTGCGTCGAGCCCTCGAAGAGCCGATCAGGCAGATTGCATGGAACGCAGGTCATGACGGCTCCATCGTTGTGGACAAGGTCATGAACAAGACGGGCGCATTCGGCTTCAATGCCGCTTCTGAGGTGTATGAAGACCTCATGGAGAACGGCGTGCTCGATCCTGCCAAGGTCACCCGTTTGGCGCTCCAGAATGCGGCTTCGGTTGCAAGCCTTATGCTGACCACCGAGGTCATGGTCGCGGAAAAACCCAGAGAGAAAGAAGCTCCCGCAATGCCGGGCGGCGGAATGCCCCCTGGCGGCATGTACTAA
- a CDS encoding pentapeptide repeat-containing protein codes for MADLTLLAELLKGVEPWNAWREAHPEIEEPDLRLIDITADEYKDTPLYTKDAKGRPVINLERANLQGAHISGANVQGSILYQANLSDAILFDTNMQGAKLIEADLRGAYLLLANLSGANLWAANLQLANLEKANLENADVTDVRFSRGSRQRKFQGIRVSTCYGNQIFKSFAQDQDYIETMRASGRWGALGFWIWYIFADCGRSFWVWAGWALGSATLFGYLFYFWIGPENFVVDHLPKCELSTMIYYSMVTFTTLGFGDVKPISVGASALVMVEVLLGYVMLGGLISIMANKLARRS; via the coding sequence GTGGCCGATCTGACACTCTTGGCCGAACTGCTGAAAGGGGTGGAACCCTGGAACGCATGGCGTGAGGCGCACCCGGAGATAGAGGAGCCTGACCTGAGACTCATCGACATCACAGCGGATGAATACAAAGACACGCCGCTATATACTAAGGACGCTAAAGGCCGGCCCGTCATCAACCTAGAGAGAGCGAACCTTCAGGGCGCTCACATCAGCGGTGCGAACGTGCAAGGTTCCATTCTGTATCAGGCGAACTTGAGCGACGCAATTCTATTTGACACGAATATGCAGGGCGCAAAATTGATAGAAGCAGACCTTCGCGGCGCTTATCTTTTACTGGCAAATCTCTCCGGCGCAAACCTTTGGGCAGCGAACTTACAATTGGCAAATCTGGAAAAGGCTAACCTGGAAAATGCTGATGTTACGGACGTTCGTTTCTCACGCGGCTCTCGCCAACGCAAATTTCAAGGCATTCGCGTCTCCACGTGCTACGGCAACCAAATCTTCAAGAGCTTTGCGCAGGACCAGGATTATATAGAAACAATGAGGGCGTCGGGACGATGGGGCGCGCTTGGATTCTGGATTTGGTACATCTTTGCAGATTGTGGCCGATCTTTCTGGGTGTGGGCCGGTTGGGCGCTGGGGTCAGCCACCTTATTCGGATATCTTTTCTACTTTTGGATAGGGCCTGAAAATTTTGTCGTCGATCACCTGCCGAAATGCGAACTCTCTACCATGATCTACTACAGCATGGTCACGTTCACCACGCTCGGTTTCGGAGATGTGAAGCCGATATCAGTAGGAGCGTCAGCCCTCGTTATGGTGGAGGTGTTGTTGGGATACGTGATGCTGGGAGGACTTATCTCAATTATGGCAAACAAGTTGGCCCGTCGGAGTTGA
- the ahbC gene encoding 12,18-didecarboxysiroheme deacetylase has translation MIGISKLYCGAVEASDPLRYGRRSKELPSHLLQFSADKKPVVVWNVTRRCNLKCVHCYSQSEDTNYRGELSFHEGKALIDDLAEFGSPVILFSGGEPLIRPDIMDLIRYAAGKGLRAVVSTNGTLITAKLAEQLKEIGLSYVGISLDGLENVHDAFRGVHGTFARVMNAIKNCQDVGLKVGLRFTINKRNFQDIPGIFDLVEAKKIPRICFYHLVYAGRGTELVNEDLNHAQTREVVDLILDRTRKLHDIGLPVEVLTVDNHADGPYLYLRLKKEDPKRAEEVLKLLQMNEGNNSGRGIGCVSWDGAVHADQFWRHHSFGNIRERRFSQIWTDTSDELLMRLKEKKKYVKGRCAECRWLDICGGNFRVRAEAIHGDVWAPDPACYLTEAEIS, from the coding sequence ATGATCGGAATATCCAAGCTCTATTGCGGCGCTGTCGAGGCGTCGGACCCACTGCGATACGGCCGACGATCCAAAGAGCTGCCGTCGCATCTGCTCCAGTTCTCAGCGGACAAGAAGCCCGTGGTCGTCTGGAACGTTACCAGACGCTGCAATCTGAAATGTGTCCATTGTTACTCCCAGTCCGAAGACACCAATTACCGCGGCGAGCTTTCTTTCCACGAAGGGAAAGCCCTGATAGACGACCTGGCTGAGTTTGGGTCGCCTGTAATCCTGTTTTCAGGCGGTGAGCCGCTAATCCGTCCGGACATCATGGATCTCATTCGTTACGCCGCGGGCAAAGGCCTGCGAGCTGTTGTTTCCACCAACGGGACGCTCATAACCGCAAAGCTCGCCGAGCAATTGAAAGAAATCGGACTTTCTTACGTGGGTATCAGCCTCGATGGCCTGGAAAATGTCCACGACGCGTTTCGGGGCGTCCACGGAACCTTCGCCCGGGTGATGAACGCAATCAAGAACTGCCAGGACGTAGGCTTGAAGGTTGGGCTGCGCTTCACAATTAACAAGCGGAACTTTCAAGATATTCCGGGCATCTTTGATCTGGTTGAGGCAAAAAAGATCCCCCGAATATGCTTCTATCACCTCGTTTACGCGGGCCGCGGGACTGAACTAGTTAACGAGGACCTGAATCATGCACAAACCAGGGAAGTCGTCGATCTTATCCTCGATCGCACCAGGAAACTGCACGACATAGGCTTGCCTGTGGAAGTCCTTACCGTTGACAACCACGCGGACGGCCCGTACCTGTACCTCCGTCTAAAAAAGGAAGATCCGAAACGAGCCGAGGAAGTCCTCAAGTTGCTGCAAATGAACGAAGGCAACAACTCCGGCCGCGGTATAGGCTGCGTGTCATGGGACGGGGCTGTGCACGCGGACCAGTTCTGGCGACACCACAGTTTCGGCAACATTCGCGAGCGGCGTTTCAGTCAAATCTGGACCGATACCTCTGACGAACTCCTCATGAGGCTCAAAGAAAAGAAAAAATACGTTAAAGGCCGATGCGCAGAATGCCGCTGGCTGGACATCTGCGGCGGCAACTTTCGCGTCCGAGCCGAAGCAATACACGGCGATGTCTGGGCTCCCGACCCCGCATGTTACCTAACAGAAGCAGAGATTTCTTGA
- the groES gene encoding co-chaperone GroES, whose product MKFRPLYDRILVERVESEEVTKGGIILPDTAKEKPQQGKIIAVGKGKRTEDGKVIPLELKEGDTILFGKYSGSEIKVEGVEYLIMKEDDVLGLVEK is encoded by the coding sequence ATGAAATTTCGTCCTCTCTACGATCGAATCCTTGTCGAAAGGGTTGAATCGGAGGAAGTGACCAAGGGAGGAATTATACTCCCCGACACAGCAAAAGAGAAGCCCCAACAGGGCAAAATCATCGCCGTCGGTAAGGGAAAACGCACTGAAGACGGAAAAGTCATTCCCTTGGAACTCAAAGAAGGCGACACCATCCTTTTCGGGAAATATTCCGGCAGCGAGATCAAAGTTGAAGGCGTCGAGTACCTCATCATGAAAGAGGATGACGTGCTGGGATTGGTCGAGAAGTAA
- a CDS encoding aspartate carbamoyltransferase regulatory subunit produces the protein MNDRRITIAKINTGIVIDHIPAGKAYLISQVLGLNALARETGDIIAIGINFESPSMGKKDIIKVENLSLSRDMLNVVSLIAPHATITRIADGKVIEKHKVEIPSVVGDIVICPDRFCVTNHEEVPGQFYIVDHEPLTLRCHYCESEFFGPLIKYKEKT, from the coding sequence ATGAACGACAGGCGGATAACCATTGCCAAGATCAACACAGGGATAGTGATAGACCACATCCCCGCAGGTAAGGCATACCTTATCTCGCAGGTGCTGGGTCTAAATGCCCTGGCCCGCGAAACCGGCGATATCATTGCCATAGGAATTAACTTTGAGTCGCCCTCCATGGGCAAAAAAGACATAATCAAAGTCGAAAACCTAAGCCTGTCCCGAGACATGCTGAACGTGGTTTCGCTTATTGCTCCTCATGCCACCATCACTCGAATAGCAGACGGAAAAGTCATAGAAAAACACAAAGTGGAGATCCCGAGCGTCGTGGGTGACATCGTGATTTGCCCGGACAGGTTCTGTGTGACCAACCACGAGGAAGTGCCGGGCCAGTTCTATATCGTCGATCATGAGCCTCTCACCTTGCGATGCCATTACTGCGAATCGGAATTCTTCGGACCGTTGATCAAATATAAAGAGAAGACGTGA
- the pyrB gene encoding aspartate carbamoyltransferase, with protein MDFSGKDLISMNDLTREEIDAILQKVPIVQDHPEKKQLCRNKVSAMLFFEPSTRTRTSFEVAMRNLGGKVGGFYDASITSVTKEESLWDTVKMHDGYGFDVMVIRHPLKGAARLAAEAAEIPVINAGDGPNQHPTQTLLDLYSIKETQGKIDGLTIAMVGDLANGRTVHSLTEALLKYDDCRMIFISPRDLAMPRSLIDKCRKGWAERGATFTEGSRIEDFIAEVDVLYMTRIQKERFEERSPLAEKFRSIYRLEAAMLKAAKPHMKVMHPLPRVTEIAPDVDASTHAYYFQQARNGLLVRETLLALILGVVR; from the coding sequence ATGGACTTTAGTGGAAAAGATCTTATATCCATGAACGATTTGACCCGCGAGGAGATCGACGCGATCCTTCAAAAGGTCCCCATCGTTCAAGATCATCCGGAAAAGAAGCAGCTTTGCAGAAACAAGGTCTCTGCGATGCTGTTTTTCGAGCCCTCGACTCGTACACGCACTTCTTTCGAAGTGGCCATGCGCAACCTCGGAGGGAAGGTAGGCGGATTTTACGACGCCAGCATCACCTCGGTGACCAAGGAGGAATCACTCTGGGACACGGTGAAGATGCACGACGGATACGGCTTCGACGTAATGGTTATTCGACATCCGTTGAAAGGGGCGGCAAGATTGGCTGCTGAAGCGGCCGAAATCCCTGTGATCAACGCGGGCGACGGCCCGAATCAACATCCCACACAGACGCTGCTGGACCTTTACTCCATCAAAGAAACTCAGGGTAAAATAGACGGCCTGACCATAGCAATGGTCGGCGACCTGGCAAACGGGCGGACGGTCCACTCTCTGACAGAAGCCCTCCTCAAATACGACGATTGTCGGATGATTTTTATTTCTCCCAGGGACCTTGCCATGCCACGGTCCTTGATCGACAAGTGCAGAAAGGGTTGGGCCGAACGAGGCGCCACCTTCACGGAGGGAAGCAGAATAGAAGATTTCATCGCGGAAGTGGATGTGCTGTATATGACCCGTATTCAAAAGGAAAGGTTCGAAGAACGATCGCCTCTTGCCGAGAAGTTCAGGAGCATCTATAGGCTTGAAGCCGCCATGTTGAAGGCCGCTAAGCCTCACATGAAGGTGATGCATCCCCTGCCCCGGGTAACGGAGATCGCCCCGGATGTTGATGCCAGCACTCACGCATACTACTTTCAGCAGGCCCGAAACGGACTCCTTGTCCGTGAGACATTGCTTGCCTTGATCCTGGGGGTCGTCAGATGA